A segment of the Penaeus monodon isolate SGIC_2016 chromosome 38, NSTDA_Pmon_1, whole genome shotgun sequence genome:
AcaagtgacttgtacatgatgtagaatttcttgttttacatttatttcttctctctgtgatgacaattggttcaagtaaatccttacgGATTgtcgttgtcgtttcccttatcttctCTCGTATCTGTCAGAGAtgattggtagttcaagccaggtccatgtggattgcAACTTACATcgccctcttctatttttcttctttattgtgaaagtaaaacacacacaaaaaaagaaaaagatgtaaataaagtataaaatgaaCTTtataaactgcaaatttatataaataaccggctagtggtacttaacactccctcttctctgttgcctttctttttctcatactatcttggcccttacgtgtatgatctgtttccccaactatatatagcagtcggaccgacgatatccgacatGGCACGgccaccttaggatgctgtgggaaggacatcaccaGAAGATCGGCAgaagcctgtggaccaggatgttcgtcagagcaggaattaagctgccccatgatgtagtggaagggcgccacctgcctggacgcccgcagatccagttacactccaggagctcgtcagcgcaggtatcagctgccttgagatgccgaagaggacaccTCTTGCCTGGACTcctgtagatccagacgaagattatgaggacgtaaggacgagcatgcagccgagaaggacctggacgagatctgtgaggatgtgtggacgtgtaagtctagatgaatccaaagtcaaggatgACCTGTGCGAGACATTCGAGgaagtgtggacgtcgaggacggatagattacaCCAATGACCAGGAAGAAGTGGACGACAGGAATGAGTAactacgaagatgcaccaaggacaatgcAAGAAAGAACGAGATGACTAGCCAAAGTGAGGTCACCGACGCGTAAGttggtggctgagcaatatggcgCATACATAAGCACGGTTTCTGTAAGCCATTTACCAATAGACtatgtggctgtttgccacgtggctctaaatCCTATTTAGAACGATCAAGCCAGCGAGGACCTTGATGACGATTTTATTTGACCTCGTCTGATCTCCCAGTTCATGCATAGCGCTCACCAAGTGCAGATCACTTCACACACCACCAACCTTCGGGCTGGCAGGCAAGACACGTGACCctgcgctcagcgcttaccctaagacatcgtcttaTGTGttccccttactgtgttgtactcttcatcaataaagagtcaagctgtcataacaactatgactacccctgctagccattgtatcagggctcatagccttttacaatgtatatatatatatatatatttttttttcaacagccgtttgttccactgcaggaaatgggCATCTCTCAatgcattatttgagaggttatttggctgaTTGGATGcaattcctaatcaaccgcagttcggggCGTTAACACTTGTGTCACGGTTTGACTTTCTTAAGGCaatgagatcgggctcaagccagcagtcacaGCGCAGGCATTCTTACGACTGCCGCCACCGGGAATTGGACTCGGGACCATTACcactgctctaaccactggaccatcacggcagtcttttattattaatggatTAACTCTCCACCCTCCTTTCATCTCCAGTCTCCCGTGGCGCAAATAGCCACGGGTTGGTGCTGGGGGTGGATCATTTGAGCGACCCCTGGCAGGTTTCTCCTGCATGCTCTTGAGCCAGTCTACATAGGACATTGTGGCGCCGGGCAGGTTATCACCCAGGTAATGGCAGGGGCATTCATAGACCCTATTGACCCACGCGATGTCCTCTTCCTTTTTGCAATGGTCGAGGACGTGGTCCTGGCTCCGGAGGCGTCCTTGATCTCTCGAGGCCGCATGGTGTGGTCGGAGCCTTTCTTCACGAAAGCCCACACGTCATAGTGCATCACGGATTCTAGTTCATAGGGGAGGCTGTAGTACTCTGAAAATCTCATATCGTATTGGTCCAGATAATTAGTGATGATGTTGTCGCGGTAGACTTCCACGTGCTCGTTCCTGTCGTTGCACTGGTGCATGTGCTGCATGCCGAGCACGTGCAAGAGCTCGTGAATCACTATTGTCCTTTTCCTGCAGCCCAGTTGGTGCAGGCCCAAGATCCTGCTCTGGTTAGGGCGATAGCCGACGCCTGCATAGCAGGAACGCTCCTTCAAAACAACTCCGTCCAAGAAGACTTTGTCACCGTGTGCATCGGGTCGTAGCGCTCAAGCCTGACGCAGCTTTATCTTTCGATCTCGTGCATGACGTCGTGGATTATCTGACGCATCTCAACCGTGAATTTTTCGTCGAGGCGGTAAGGAACCGAGTAAAGTAAACCCGACATTGTTCCCGCTGGAGTCGAAAGTCAGCGTAGAGAATGTGTTGTAAAGCATTCTTAAAGTTGACACCAAAAAGCCCTTCATGGTGATCGCTGGCCGAGGGAGGCGACCGCGCTTGGTATCCTGGGTTTACGTAAGGAgattgttgctgtgtgtgtgtgtgtgtgtgtgtgtgtgtgtgtgtgtgtgtgtgtgtgtgtgtgtgtgtgtgtgtgtgtaaatttacttCATATTCAAAATAATTTGCTTCCAAAATTTTCCTCTACATATTACCATTTCTATAGGCCTATCGTAGTTATATCTTCGAAGTAAACAATATGATATGACCATAAAGATGCAGAATGGCAGTGGCAAAGAAACTATAATTTCCCTTCAAGTATGCTCAACCCTTTCTTTCGATTTGTCAGAAGCAGCCTGTCCGAATTTTAGCTTCCACTACCCATAT
Coding sequences within it:
- the LOC119596694 gene encoding low choriolytic enzyme-like, producing the protein MSGLLYSVPYRLDEKFTVEMRVGYRPNQSRILGLHQLGCRKRTIVIHELLHVLGMQHMHQCNDRNEHVEVYRDNIITNYLDQYDMRFSEYYSLPYELESVMHYDVWAFVKKGSDHTMRPREIKDASGARTTSSTIAKRKRTSRGSIGSMNAPAITWVITCPAPQCPM